From Mya arenaria isolate MELC-2E11 chromosome 12, ASM2691426v1, the proteins below share one genomic window:
- the LOC128210893 gene encoding uncharacterized protein LOC128210893 — protein MVRALQVFAFVGLLATVYSACTTDSDCTSVVTCGHGEVATCSLLHGGGVGQGENQCECVHHKRQTTTHCMTDADCPNTACTGHGEYNACELAHGGGGGSGEMQCVCRHH, from the exons ATGGTTCGTGCTCTTCAAGTGTTTGCCTTCGTGGGCCTTTTGG CCACCGTGTACAGTGCCTGTACGACAGATAGTGACTGCACATCGGTTGTCACATGCGGGCATGGGGAGGTTGCCACGTGCAGTCTTCTCCATGGGGGTGGGGTTGGCCAAGGCGAAAACCAGTGTGAATGTGTTCACCATAAAAGACAAA CAACCACGCATTGTATGACCGACGCCGATTGCCCGAATACAGCTTGCACCGGTCACGGAGAATACAACGCATGCGAACTTGCGCACGGAGGTGGCGGCGGTTCCGGGGAGATGCAGTGCGTGTGCAGACATCATTAA